From the genome of Papaver somniferum cultivar HN1 chromosome 2, ASM357369v1, whole genome shotgun sequence, one region includes:
- the LOC113349158 gene encoding uncharacterized protein LOC113349158 produces MIESLLEREETNNTRMLVWDSRLPKRPLKVILNSKFLSTILKMTNTDRKSFSFNTALHTYFSASVIVALVDARLGYRTLNKDPDPMASFSLAYLFILFPFQGICSLRDTEQDDNKWPLVMTSWKILQEC; encoded by the exons ATG ATCGAAAGCCTCCTGGAAAGGGAGGAAACCAATAATACAAGAATGCTGGTTTGGGATTCAAGACTTCCAAAGAGGCCATTGAAG GTCATATTGAATTCAAAGTTTCTTTCAACAATATTAAAAATGACTAATACAGATAGAAAGTCTTTCTCCTTCAATACGGCATTGCATACATATTTTAGT GCTTCTGTTATAGTGGCCTTAGTGGATGCTCGCCTAGGTTATAGGACGCTGAACAAGGATCCAGACCCTATGGCTTCGTTTAGTCTCGCTTACTTGTTCATATTGTTTCCTTTTCAGGGTATATGCTCTCTACGTGACACAGAACAAGAT GATAACAAGTGGCCCCTTGTCATGACTAGTTGGAAG